A region of Myxococcus stipitatus DSM 14675 DNA encodes the following proteins:
- a CDS encoding TetR/AcrR family transcriptional regulator, whose translation MAAKTSSSESPARPPRRTQQERRESTRRKLLDATIETLVELGHARLTTVEVAKRAGVSQGALFTHFDTKAELLAAAVEHLFPRLIQDYLAGVGARPSGRDRISTAVDLLWAAFQRPELQAAIELYVAARTDSELQVALAAVDGPHRENLHRVARELFPEAADAYPEFDSVVELALDAVQGAAMGGSARPKDPAHRRMLDALTRFLRSTFSPHSRRPSKRRRRD comes from the coding sequence ATGGCCGCCAAGACCTCTTCCTCCGAGAGCCCCGCGCGTCCGCCTCGGCGCACGCAGCAGGAGCGGCGCGAGTCGACCCGGCGGAAGCTGTTGGACGCCACCATCGAGACGCTGGTGGAGCTGGGGCACGCGCGGCTGACGACGGTGGAGGTGGCGAAGCGCGCGGGCGTGTCACAGGGCGCGCTCTTCACGCACTTCGACACGAAGGCGGAGCTGCTCGCCGCGGCGGTGGAGCACCTCTTTCCTCGGCTCATCCAGGACTATCTCGCGGGGGTCGGCGCGCGGCCCTCCGGCAGGGACCGCATCAGCACCGCGGTGGACCTGTTGTGGGCCGCGTTCCAGCGGCCGGAGCTGCAAGCCGCCATCGAGTTGTATGTGGCGGCGCGCACGGACTCGGAGCTCCAGGTGGCGCTGGCCGCGGTGGACGGGCCGCACCGGGAGAACCTGCACCGGGTGGCGCGCGAGCTGTTCCCCGAGGCCGCGGACGCCTATCCGGAGTTCGACTCCGTGGTGGAGCTGGCGCTCGACGCCGTGCAGGGCGCGGCGATGGGCGGCAGCGCCCGACCGAAGGACCCCGCCCACCGCCGTATGCTGGATGCGCTGACGCGGTTTCTGCGCAGCACCTTCT